A DNA window from Streptomyces bacillaris contains the following coding sequences:
- a CDS encoding ribbon-helix-helix protein, CopG family: MAMNLRLRDDQTEALKQRAEQEGTSMHAILLQAVDDYLARTAQQAMVRKTAKEQAAKWSELMDRLK, encoded by the coding sequence ATGGCGATGAACCTGCGTCTCCGTGACGATCAGACCGAAGCCCTCAAGCAGCGTGCCGAGCAGGAGGGGACGAGCATGCACGCCATACTGCTGCAGGCCGTGGACGACTACCTTGCCAGGACCGCACAGCAGGCCATGGTCCGCAAGACGGCGAAGGAGCAGGCGGCCAAGTGGAGCGAGCTGATGGATCGGCTGAAATGA
- a CDS encoding IclR family transcriptional regulator: MTAETSQTLDRGLRVLKLLADTDHGLTVTELSNKLGVNRTVVYRLLATLEQHALVRRDLGGRARVGLGVLRLGRQVHPLVREAALPALRSLAEDIGATAHLTLVDGSDALAVAVVEPTWTDYHVAYRAGFRHPLDRGAAGRAILSARQHTTAGHPGYTLTHGELEAGASGAAAPLVGVSGVEGSVGVVMLADAVPERVGPRVLDAAREVADALR; this comes from the coding sequence GTGACAGCGGAGACTTCCCAGACGCTCGACCGAGGACTGCGGGTCCTCAAACTGCTCGCCGATACCGACCACGGCCTGACCGTCACCGAGTTGTCCAACAAACTCGGGGTCAACCGGACCGTCGTCTACCGGCTGCTCGCCACCCTGGAGCAGCACGCCCTCGTCCGCCGTGATCTGGGCGGCCGCGCCCGGGTCGGACTCGGGGTGCTGCGACTGGGCCGACAGGTGCACCCGCTCGTCCGGGAGGCCGCGCTCCCCGCGCTGCGCTCCCTGGCCGAGGACATCGGGGCCACCGCCCACCTCACGCTCGTCGACGGCAGCGACGCCCTCGCGGTCGCCGTCGTCGAGCCCACCTGGACCGACTACCACGTGGCCTACCGGGCCGGGTTCCGCCACCCGCTGGACCGGGGTGCCGCGGGCCGCGCCATCCTGTCCGCCCGCCAGCACACGACGGCCGGCCACCCCGGCTACACCCTCACCCACGGCGAACTCGAAGCAGGCGCCAGCGGGGCGGCCGCGCCGCTGGTCGGGGTCTCGGGGGTGGAGGGCAGCGTCGGCGTGGTCATGCTCGCCGACGCCGTACCGGAGCGGGTCGGCCCCCGGGTGCTCGACGCGGCGAGGGAAGTGGCGGACGCGCTGCGGTAG
- a CDS encoding MFS transporter — protein MTAPEQRDGTDAARPAPTDPPPPSPYEHRRGDRSHGRRQAGASQAGASRGGSDDPGTGLPADLPADLKTGIPGDVRPGMPDALPGDLGGAVAEAAAEGVLGRTYRALSIGIVSVVFLIAFEATAVGTAMPVAARELHGIPLYAFAFSAYFTTSLFAMVLSGQWADRRGPLQPLATGITAFGVGLLLSGAAGSMWVFIVGRAVQGLGGGLVIVALYVVIGRAYPERIRPAIMAAFAASWVIPSVVGPLAAGTVTEQLGWRWVFVGIPVLIVIPLALALPQIRRMASGPADPDAPAQPYDRRRIRLALGISAGAALLQYAGQELNWLALLPAAAGVALLVPAVRGLLPTGTVRAARGLPSVILLRGVAAGSFIAAESFVPLMLVTQRGLTPTMAGLSLAVGGATWALGSFVQSRPRLEPYRERLMVSGMVLVAASIAVAPTVLIPAVPVWIVAVAWAFGCFGMGMVIASTSVLLLKLSAPEEAGSNSAALQISDGLSNVLLLALGGAAFASLGGKALGAAAHGTAATGATGSHPMAFAAVFLPMAVVAVVGAWVATRVVVREK, from the coding sequence ATGACCGCCCCCGAACAGCGCGACGGCACCGATGCCGCGCGCCCCGCGCCGACCGACCCACCGCCACCGTCACCGTACGAGCACCGCCGAGGCGACCGGTCGCACGGCCGCCGTCAGGCGGGTGCGTCCCAGGCCGGTGCCTCCCGGGGCGGTTCCGACGACCCGGGCACCGGGCTGCCCGCGGACCTTCCCGCCGACCTGAAGACCGGGATACCCGGCGACGTACGGCCCGGGATGCCCGACGCCCTGCCCGGCGATTTGGGTGGGGCGGTCGCGGAGGCGGCCGCCGAGGGGGTGCTCGGGCGGACCTACCGGGCGCTGAGCATCGGCATCGTCTCCGTGGTGTTCCTCATCGCGTTCGAGGCGACGGCGGTCGGTACGGCGATGCCGGTCGCCGCCCGGGAGCTGCACGGCATCCCGCTCTACGCGTTCGCCTTCTCCGCGTACTTCACCACCAGCCTCTTCGCCATGGTGCTCTCCGGCCAGTGGGCCGACCGGCGCGGGCCGCTCCAGCCGCTCGCCACCGGGATCACCGCCTTCGGCGTGGGGCTGCTGCTCTCCGGGGCGGCGGGCTCCATGTGGGTCTTCATCGTGGGCCGGGCGGTCCAGGGGCTCGGCGGCGGGCTGGTGATCGTCGCCCTGTACGTGGTCATCGGGCGGGCCTACCCCGAACGCATCCGGCCCGCCATCATGGCCGCCTTCGCCGCGAGCTGGGTGATCCCGTCCGTGGTCGGGCCGCTGGCCGCCGGGACGGTGACCGAGCAGCTCGGCTGGCGGTGGGTCTTCGTCGGGATCCCCGTCCTGATCGTGATCCCGCTGGCCCTGGCCCTCCCGCAGATCCGCCGGATGGCCTCGGGTCCGGCGGACCCGGACGCGCCGGCGCAGCCGTACGACCGCCGGCGCATCCGGCTCGCGCTGGGGATCTCGGCGGGGGCCGCACTGCTCCAGTACGCGGGCCAGGAGCTGAACTGGCTCGCCCTGCTCCCCGCCGCCGCGGGCGTCGCCCTGCTGGTCCCCGCCGTACGGGGCCTGCTGCCCACCGGGACCGTACGGGCGGCGCGCGGGCTGCCGTCGGTGATCCTGCTGCGCGGGGTGGCGGCCGGTTCGTTCATCGCCGCCGAGTCCTTCGTCCCGCTGATGCTGGTCACCCAGCGCGGCCTGACCCCGACCATGGCGGGCCTCTCCCTGGCGGTGGGCGGGGCGACCTGGGCGCTCGGCTCGTTCGTCCAGTCCCGGCCGCGCCTGGAGCCGTACCGGGAGCGGCTGATGGTGAGCGGGATGGTGCTGGTGGCCGCCTCCATCGCCGTCGCCCCGACCGTGCTGATCCCGGCCGTCCCGGTCTGGATCGTCGCCGTGGCCTGGGCCTTCGGCTGCTTCGGCATGGGCATGGTCATCGCCTCCACCAGCGTCCTGCTCCTGAAGCTCTCGGCCCCCGAGGAGGCGGGCTCGAACTCCGCCGCCCTCCAGATCTCCGACGGCCTCTCCAACGTCCTCCTCCTGGCCCTCGGCGGCGCCGCCTTCGCCTCCCTCGGCGGCAAGGCCCTGGGCGCGGCGGCCCACGGCACGGCGGCGACCGGCGCCACGGGCTCCCACCCGATGGCCTTCGCGGCGGTCTTCCTGCCGATGGCCGTGGTCGCGGTGGTGGGGGCGTGGGTGGCCACGCGGGTCGTCGTGCGGGAGAAGTAG
- a CDS encoding DEAD/DEAH box helicase, with amino-acid sequence MTTTTASSHHLSPAFPGRAPWGTAGKLRAWQQGAMERYVQEQPRDFLAVATPGAGKTTFALTLASWLLHHHVVQQITVVAPTEHLKKQWAEAAARIGIKLDPEYSAGPLSKEYHGVAVTYAGVGVRPMLHRNRCEQRKTLVILDEIHHAGDSKSWGEACQEAFDPATRRLALTGTPFRSDTNPIPFVQYEEGNDGIRRSSADYTYGYGNALADGVVRPVIFLSYSGNMRWRTKAGDEIAARLGEPMTKDAIGQAWRTALSPTGDWIPNVLAAADKRLTEVRKGIPDAGGLVIATDQDAARAYAKILKKVTGETPTVVLSDEKAASKKIDKFSADESRWMVAVRMVSEGVDVPRLAVGVYATTISTPLFFAQAVGRFVRSRRRGETASVFLPTIPMLLDFANEMEVERDHVLDKPKKGSDEENPFAEEDQLLADAEKLEDEETEDQLPWEALESDAVFDRVLYDGAEFGMQAHPGSEEEQDYLGIPGLLEPDQVQLLLQKRQSRQIAHSRQKPAEEADLLEKPAEARPVVTHKQLLSLRKQLNTMVSAYTHQSGKPHGVIHNELRRVCGGPPSAEATAHQIQTRIAKVQEWATRMK; translated from the coding sequence GTGACTACTACCACCGCCTCCTCCCACCACCTCTCACCCGCCTTTCCCGGCCGCGCCCCCTGGGGCACCGCCGGGAAGCTGCGAGCCTGGCAGCAGGGCGCCATGGAGAGGTACGTCCAGGAGCAGCCGCGCGACTTCCTCGCCGTCGCCACGCCCGGCGCCGGGAAGACCACCTTCGCGCTGACCCTCGCGTCGTGGCTGCTGCACCACCATGTCGTCCAGCAGATCACCGTGGTCGCCCCGACCGAGCACCTCAAGAAGCAGTGGGCGGAGGCGGCCGCCCGGATAGGGATCAAGCTCGACCCGGAGTACAGCGCCGGTCCGCTCAGCAAGGAGTACCACGGCGTCGCCGTCACCTACGCGGGTGTCGGCGTCCGCCCCATGCTGCACCGCAACCGGTGCGAGCAGCGCAAGACGCTCGTGATCCTGGACGAGATCCACCACGCCGGTGACTCCAAGTCCTGGGGCGAGGCCTGCCAGGAGGCGTTCGACCCGGCGACCCGGCGGCTCGCGCTGACCGGTACGCCGTTCCGCTCGGACACCAACCCGATCCCCTTCGTCCAGTACGAGGAGGGCAACGACGGCATCCGCCGCTCCTCCGCCGACTACACCTACGGCTACGGCAACGCCCTGGCCGACGGCGTCGTCCGCCCCGTGATCTTCCTCAGCTACAGCGGCAACATGCGCTGGCGCACCAAGGCCGGTGACGAGATCGCGGCCCGGCTCGGTGAGCCGATGACCAAGGACGCCATCGGCCAGGCCTGGCGCACCGCCCTCTCGCCCACCGGCGACTGGATCCCCAATGTGCTGGCCGCCGCCGACAAGCGGCTCACCGAGGTCCGCAAGGGCATCCCCGACGCGGGCGGGCTCGTCATCGCGACGGACCAGGACGCGGCCCGCGCGTACGCCAAGATCCTGAAGAAGGTCACCGGCGAGACCCCGACCGTGGTCCTCTCCGACGAGAAGGCCGCCTCGAAGAAGATCGACAAGTTCAGCGCGGACGAGTCGCGCTGGATGGTCGCCGTCCGCATGGTGTCCGAAGGCGTCGACGTGCCCCGGCTCGCCGTCGGCGTGTACGCGACCACCATCTCCACCCCCCTCTTCTTCGCCCAGGCCGTCGGCCGCTTCGTGCGCTCCCGCAGGCGCGGCGAGACCGCCTCCGTCTTCCTGCCGACGATCCCGATGCTCCTCGACTTCGCCAACGAGATGGAGGTCGAGCGCGACCACGTACTCGACAAGCCGAAGAAGGGCAGCGACGAGGAGAACCCGTTCGCGGAGGAGGACCAGCTCCTCGCCGACGCCGAGAAGCTGGAGGACGAGGAGACGGAGGACCAACTCCCCTGGGAGGCCCTGGAGTCGGACGCGGTCTTCGACCGGGTGCTGTACGACGGCGCCGAGTTCGGCATGCAGGCCCACCCGGGCAGTGAGGAGGAGCAGGACTACCTCGGCATCCCCGGCCTCCTGGAGCCCGACCAGGTGCAGCTCCTCCTCCAGAAGCGGCAGAGCCGCCAGATCGCCCACAGCCGCCAGAAGCCGGCCGAGGAGGCCGACCTCCTGGAGAAGCCCGCCGAGGCCCGCCCGGTGGTCACCCACAAGCAGCTGCTGAGCCTGCGCAAGCAGCTCAACACCATGGTCTCGGCCTACACCCACCAGAGCGGCAAGCCCCACGGCGTGATCCACAACGAGCTGCGCCGCGTCTGCGGCGGCCCCCCGAGCGCCGAGGCCACGGCCCATCAGATCCAGACCCGGATCGCCAAGGTCCAGGAGTGGGCGACCCGGATGAAGTGA
- a CDS encoding S16 family serine protease — protein MLTRLSRPRALALCALPVLALFGTAALAPLPFTLAQPGVTADVLGEDRGKPVITITGAETRATEGQLRMTTIVATGPKADVRIGSVVDGWFRTDRAVMPRDSVYPTGGSEKEIEQHNLNDMKESQNVAVDAALNQLKREPGSMRVNVDLGDIGGPSAGLFLSLGIIDKLDGNGKGGDLTGGRTIAGTGTITADGRVGAVGGVSMKVQAAHRDGATVFLVPEAECRQAESERPDGMRLIPVTTLGGAVDALKALESGGKVPSC, from the coding sequence GTGCTCACTCGTCTCTCGCGCCCCCGTGCCCTCGCCCTCTGCGCGCTGCCCGTCCTCGCCCTGTTCGGTACGGCGGCCCTCGCGCCGCTCCCGTTCACCCTGGCGCAGCCCGGAGTGACGGCCGATGTGCTGGGCGAGGACCGGGGCAAGCCGGTGATCACCATCACCGGCGCCGAGACCCGGGCCACCGAGGGGCAGCTGCGGATGACCACGATCGTCGCCACCGGGCCCAAGGCGGACGTCCGGATCGGCAGCGTGGTGGACGGCTGGTTCCGTACGGACCGGGCGGTCATGCCCCGCGACTCCGTCTACCCGACCGGCGGCTCCGAGAAGGAGATCGAGCAGCACAACCTCAACGACATGAAGGAGTCCCAGAACGTCGCCGTCGACGCGGCCCTGAACCAGCTGAAGCGCGAGCCCGGCTCGATGCGGGTGAACGTGGACCTCGGGGACATCGGCGGGCCCAGCGCCGGTCTCTTCCTCTCCCTCGGCATCATCGACAAGCTCGACGGCAACGGAAAGGGCGGCGACCTCACCGGCGGCCGCACCATCGCCGGTACGGGGACGATCACCGCGGACGGCAGGGTCGGCGCGGTCGGCGGGGTCTCCATGAAGGTCCAGGCCGCCCACCGCGACGGCGCCACGGTCTTCCTCGTCCCCGAGGCCGAGTGCCGCCAGGCGGAGTCCGAGCGCCCCGACGGCATGCGGCTGATCCCCGTGACGACCCTGGGCGGCGCGGTGGACGCGCTCAAGGCCCTGGAGAGCGGCGGCAAGGTCCCGAGCTGCTGA
- a CDS encoding glycine betaine ABC transporter substrate-binding protein: MAALSLTLALLVAGCGLKSGSPMVDDVSPGSVGRGEPLKGATLTVTSKNFSENIILGQMTGLVFKAAGAEVIDRTNLPGSISAREAIINGDADAQWDYTGTGWITFLGHADPIVDPKEQYEAVRDEDRGNGVVWLPPAPLDNTYALAISKKNNAKYKLKTLSDVAALAKSNPSAVTICVENEFASRDDGLPGMEKRYGMKIPAANIQKMDAGIIYTQVSESDSCLLGEVFTTDGRIKAMDLDVLEDDKHFFPNYNASPVIHLATFEKYPVIAELLAPLAKKLTTEVAQTLNAKVDVDGEDPHEVAKEWLVAEGFIEEG; encoded by the coding sequence ATGGCGGCCCTCTCCCTGACGCTGGCCCTGCTGGTGGCCGGCTGCGGGCTGAAGAGCGGCTCCCCGATGGTGGACGACGTCTCCCCCGGCTCGGTCGGGCGGGGCGAGCCGCTGAAGGGCGCGACGCTCACGGTGACCTCGAAGAACTTCAGCGAGAACATCATCCTCGGCCAGATGACCGGCCTGGTCTTCAAGGCGGCCGGGGCGGAGGTCATCGACCGCACGAACCTGCCGGGCTCGATCAGCGCCCGCGAGGCCATCATCAACGGCGACGCCGACGCCCAGTGGGACTACACCGGCACCGGCTGGATCACCTTCCTCGGCCACGCCGACCCGATCGTGGACCCGAAGGAGCAGTACGAGGCGGTACGGGACGAGGACCGCGGCAACGGCGTGGTCTGGCTGCCGCCGGCCCCGCTCGACAACACGTACGCGCTGGCCATCAGCAAGAAGAACAACGCCAAGTACAAGCTCAAGACCCTCTCCGACGTGGCGGCCCTGGCGAAGTCGAACCCGTCCGCGGTGACGATCTGCGTGGAGAACGAGTTCGCCTCCCGGGACGACGGGCTGCCCGGCATGGAGAAGCGGTACGGGATGAAGATCCCGGCCGCCAACATCCAGAAGATGGACGCCGGAATCATCTACACCCAGGTCTCGGAGTCCGACTCCTGCCTGCTGGGCGAGGTGTTCACCACGGACGGCCGGATCAAGGCGATGGACCTGGACGTCCTGGAGGACGACAAGCACTTCTTCCCCAACTACAACGCCTCCCCGGTCATCCACCTGGCGACCTTCGAGAAGTACCCGGTCATCGCGGAACTGCTGGCCCCCCTGGCGAAGAAGCTGACGACGGAGGTCGCCCAGACCCTGAACGCGAAGGTGGACGTGGACGGGGAGGACCCGCACGAGGTCGCGAAGGAGTGGCTGGTGGCGGAGGGGTTCATCGAGGAGGGGTGA
- a CDS encoding type II toxin-antitoxin system death-on-curing family toxin, producing MSCVYLSSEDILVIAEHACDDMQIVVRDAGLLESAAHRPSAAMFGEEAYPDLIDKAAALLQSLAVNRPLFDGNKRTAWLSCVTFLAMNGVDLRPDIDAAERLVIDVATGETDEIKVISQGLRDLVVDAM from the coding sequence ATGAGCTGTGTCTATCTGAGCTCCGAGGACATCCTCGTGATCGCCGAGCACGCGTGCGACGACATGCAGATCGTCGTCCGGGACGCCGGTCTGCTGGAGTCGGCGGCCCACCGTCCCTCGGCGGCCATGTTCGGTGAGGAGGCTTACCCCGACCTGATCGACAAGGCGGCGGCACTTCTCCAGTCCCTGGCGGTCAACCGCCCTCTGTTCGACGGCAACAAGCGCACTGCCTGGCTCTCCTGCGTCACGTTCCTCGCCATGAACGGCGTCGACCTGCGACCGGACATCGACGCGGCGGAGCGGCTGGTCATCGATGTCGCCACAGGAGAGACGGACGAGATCAAGGTGATCTCCCAGGGGTTGCGGGACCTGGTCGTCGACGCGATGTGA